In Drosophila busckii strain San Diego stock center, stock number 13000-0081.31 chromosome 4, ASM1175060v1, whole genome shotgun sequence, the following proteins share a genomic window:
- the LOC108607345 gene encoding phosphatidylinositol 3-kinase 2, whose translation MFFSPNKFIFHSHRITTSDRYIQPDAANFNSWRRHMTLCGNTHDEKIIHAWEDVKAMFNGGTRKRLVGPNPSNSSNNNNNNNYNDNKNNNNKNNIDITNNKSANNNRNQSSLEANASAVDESACHSLLGGSDRQITICEETTCSKRTSIDHQYNYSTVAAAAVVGVTAVTTVPFNLHHSSLQSLRNEHDLSILPLSRNFVVDYMWHQQNNHNIPKKLIAGSDSFTGLESCPWIRPELSVASPATVACNTHQHQHGHHQLKTQVQINLKHETSPTAAFGVMKNRKLHLPDTTDSREISEFNIPSLLSSSAFKPVVGSAAVVSTSLYTARDSNSSSSTYIGPRQSTRTSTVLTHDCITSGTHRLLPVGNADATTVSGSDPSTGVGAILNTTSSVFLPTAPILTEQQNFAINNNERASNDLIDGKLEDDEEMVDIETTEDEAHDNSFNNFPPAVSSLSPIHSRSESPNVDVDGFTSDPDRDDHLDFKTHIRSFDNVKMYTQDKSEYKLDPLDSLDNEDDIYQEYTKTSEVKFTYSLLFSY comes from the coding sequence ATGTTCTTCTcaccaaataaatttatatttcattctCACCGCATTACCACAAGTGACCGCTATATTCAGCCAGATGCTGCTAATTTTAATTCGTGGCGACGGCACATGACTCTATGCGGCAATACACATGATGAGAAAATCATACATGCTTGGGAGGATGTGAAGGCAATGTTTAATGGCGGAACGAGAAAACGACTTGTCGGACCGAATCCaagtaacagcagcaataataataataataataactataatgataacaaaaataataacaataagaataatattgatattactaataataaaagtgcTAATAATAACAGAAATCAGAGTTCGCTGGAGGCAAATGCAAGTGCTGTAGATGAGAGTGCATGCCATTCTCTGCTCGGCGGGAGTGATAGACAGATCACAATCTGCGAGGAAACGACTTGTTCAAAGCGGACGTCTATTGATCATCAATATAATTACAGCACTGTAGCGGCCGCTGCAGTTGTTGGGGTTACGGCAGTTACTACCGTTCCTTTTAACCTACATCACTCCTCACTTCAGTCTCTCCGTAACGAGCATGATTTGTCCATATTGCCATTATCGAGGAACTTTGTCGTAGACTATATGTGGCACCAGCAAAACAATCATAATATCCCGAAGAAGTTAATTGCAGGCAGCGATTCTTTCACTGGACTTGAGTCCTGTCCTTGGATCAGACCAGAGCTTAGCGTCGCTTCACCAGCAACTGTCGCCTGTAATacacatcaacatcaacatggCCACCATCAATTAAAAACGCAAGTCcagataaatttaaagcatgaAACCAGCCCAACTGCAGCATTCGGAGTTATGAAAAACCGAAAGCTTCATTTACCTGATACTACAGATAGCAGAGAAATTTCTGAGTTTAATATTCCATCGTTATTAAGTTCGTCGGCCTTCAAGCCTGTTGTTGGATCCGCAGCTGTTGTATCAACGTCCTTATATACAGCACGTGACAGCAATTCGAGTAGTAGTACTTATATAGGTCCAAGACAATCAACAAGAACTTCAACTGTATTAACCCATGATTGCATCACATCTGGCACACACAGATTGTTGCCGGTTGGAAATGCTGATGCAACTACAGTTTCAGGTTCAGATCCCAGTACGGGTGTAGGTGCAATCCTCAATACAACTTCAAGCGTTTTTTTACCAACTGCGCCTATATTaactgagcaacaaaatttcgccataaataataatgagcGAGCATCTAATGATCTAATCGATGGAAAGTTAGAAGATGATGAAGAAATGGTTGATATTGAAACAACTGAGGACGAAGCTCATGATAATAGTTTTAACAACTTTCCTCCCGCGGTATCTTCACTGAGTCCCATTCATTCACGATCCGAGAGTCCAAACGTAGACGTGGATGGCTTTACAAGTGATCCAGATCGTGATGATCATCTTGACTTTAAGACTCACATTCGCTCATTTGACAATGTCAAAATGTATACCCAGGATAAAAGCGAATACAAACTTGATCCATTAGATTCACTTGACAACGAAGATGATATTTACCAAGAGTATACAAAAACAAGTGAGGTAAAATTCACTTACAGTTTATTATTCAGTTACTAA